From the genome of Plectropomus leopardus isolate mb chromosome 9, YSFRI_Pleo_2.0, whole genome shotgun sequence:
CCGCGAGCAAACGACCAGAAGTGGCCATGGATTTTCTCAATCACAACTATTTGAACGCGCGCAGCCCATATGACTATACTTTTAATTTCTGGAACGACTATCTCGGGCTGACGACGTTGGTTACGAAGAATAATAAGCTCAGCATGCCCCAGAACCCCAACTCCATCACCGAGTCCCTGAAAGCGACCCTGGGCTTGGACGATTCCCCGGCGTGTCCGTGCGTAATCGCGGGCGGCGTTGGAGAGAGCGGGCACCTGGACTGCTGCTGCCCGTCCGGAAGCCCCCCGCCGGCCTCCATCCTGGACTTGAAGGAGCGTTTCTCGATACTGAGCCCCTTCCAGAACCAGCTCGGCGTCCAGCTGCCGGAGCGAGAGGTGGGCTTCGGTGGCAGCTTCGCCGGGTTCGATCTGTTCGGCATGGAGAGGAAGATGCGCAAACCCGCCTCCAGGAGCAAGCAGGAGCCCAAAATCTGCGTCTTCTGCCGAAATAACGGAGCGCCCGAGGAGGTGTACGGCTCCCACGTCCTGAAGACTCCGGACGGCAGGGTTGTGTGCCCGATTCTGAGGGCTTACACCTGCCCCCTCTGCAGTGCCAACGGGGACAATGCCCACACGATAAAATACTGTCCACTGTCAAAAGACCAGCCATCCCAGCGACCATTAAAGGGAGGGAGGGCAGTGGGTGGTAAGAggatgaaaatattctaaacagACGTGACTATAAAGTAAATTGAATTGCACTGAACAATTTTCCAGATGACTGTTTTGAGTTAGCCTTTATCCCAGTTTCataaac
Proteins encoded in this window:
- the nanos1 gene encoding nanos homolog 1 — translated: MTASKRPEVAMDFLNHNYLNARSPYDYTFNFWNDYLGLTTLVTKNNKLSMPQNPNSITESLKATLGLDDSPACPCVIAGGVGESGHLDCCCPSGSPPPASILDLKERFSILSPFQNQLGVQLPEREVGFGGSFAGFDLFGMERKMRKPASRSKQEPKICVFCRNNGAPEEVYGSHVLKTPDGRVVCPILRAYTCPLCSANGDNAHTIKYCPLSKDQPSQRPLKGGRAVGGKRMKIF